In Gimesia benthica, a single window of DNA contains:
- a CDS encoding DUF1553 domain-containing protein, protein MKTLRKVTVVIVFTNLFLALPLALSAADTNTDQAGLDFFEKKIRPVLIKHCYECHSAESKNLKGSLLLDTREGLMTGGDSGTALVPGNPEESLVLETLHYSEDSYQMPPKGKLPDAVIADFEKWIKMGAPDPRKRDATPAKHAGIDFEKAREFWSFQPPKHYPAPQVKQADWPRNQIDHFILAAQEAKGFSPAPQADKRTLIRRVYFDLIGLPPTPQEVEQFVKDESPEAYSRLIDRLLQSPHYGERWGRHWLDVARYAEDNTNMGPHNGPYPHAYRYRDWVIKAFNEDMPYNEFVIRQLATDFLPETGPEDYPALGYMGLGPSYHKEVALSQVTLENRYADDWEDRVDSLCRGLLGLTMACARCHDHKYDPLTVEDYYGIAGVFASVRQTTRPIIPEKEVAKTQPARDQVDKLTEENKSLTDKVRDLNKRNALLKEQIKKAGKTEFALIAPRPDVKKQTTVKYPIPPVELKQNTDLVTQHNQSIKENKAKIEEIKKNTPGFDLPLADALTEEQVRVEEISKDRMKIVYYPEKPRDLNVFIRGNAANLGKLVPRRFVRVLSDGKPEPFQNGSGRLELAQQIASRDNPLTARVMVNRVWQHHFGEGLVDTPSNFGSTGSRPSHPELLDDLAVWFMDQGWSIKELHRLILLSATYQQASNVELTEAQKKEDPNNRLLTHFNRRRLEAEVYRDSLLAAGNNLDPAQAGPSGDIDDASFQRRGVYATVSRHKLSTFLQSYDFPDPAIHAARRSKTTTPLQQLFVLNSPFVRQQAQLLAKRYEGESSEQRIDAVYRTLFSRAPTPNEVQIGLQFIEQAADGSTPSTAQEQIPTFAGKRMKADVKQLGDQYSVSLWLKNQVPNEKRIITGYFFSRGKDGAVKAPGDHLGIAGKYRPNKAGRLFFYNGDQKRQSLFGTTIIQPGTWNHVVLCRDQNQIRVYLNGNPEPEIIGEAAPGYDKGVSEIILAGRNDNFSNFEGQLGAVALFNRVLKPEEVKTHYAAAQLKQDKLAHAEYVASLLESDPLSCWPLRTDNPNLAQAADITGHKNNGTYEGRDDVDPAQLTPWQRYCQALLCSNEMMYVD, encoded by the coding sequence ATGAAAACTTTGCGAAAAGTGACAGTCGTCATCGTATTCACGAACCTGTTTCTCGCTCTGCCTCTTGCTCTATCCGCCGCTGATACCAATACCGATCAGGCCGGCCTGGATTTCTTCGAGAAAAAGATTCGTCCCGTGCTGATCAAACACTGTTACGAGTGTCATTCAGCCGAGTCTAAGAACCTCAAAGGCAGTCTGTTGCTGGACACTCGCGAGGGATTAATGACCGGCGGAGATTCAGGTACGGCCCTGGTACCTGGAAACCCCGAGGAAAGTCTAGTGCTGGAAACATTGCACTACAGTGAAGACAGCTACCAGATGCCTCCCAAGGGCAAACTGCCTGACGCTGTGATTGCCGATTTTGAAAAATGGATCAAAATGGGGGCGCCTGACCCACGTAAGAGAGACGCCACACCGGCCAAGCATGCCGGTATTGATTTTGAAAAGGCTCGTGAGTTCTGGTCGTTTCAACCACCTAAGCACTACCCTGCTCCCCAGGTGAAACAGGCGGACTGGCCACGCAACCAGATCGATCACTTCATCCTCGCGGCTCAGGAAGCTAAAGGTTTTTCACCAGCACCTCAGGCTGACAAACGGACCTTGATCCGCCGGGTCTACTTTGATCTGATCGGTCTGCCTCCGACACCTCAGGAAGTGGAACAGTTCGTCAAAGACGAATCTCCCGAAGCGTATTCCCGACTGATTGACCGTTTATTACAGTCTCCCCACTATGGCGAACGCTGGGGACGTCACTGGCTGGATGTCGCCCGCTATGCAGAAGACAATACAAACATGGGACCTCACAATGGTCCCTATCCTCACGCGTATCGCTATCGTGACTGGGTCATCAAAGCGTTTAACGAAGATATGCCCTACAACGAGTTCGTGATCCGTCAGCTGGCAACCGATTTCCTGCCTGAAACCGGCCCTGAGGATTACCCTGCTCTCGGCTATATGGGACTGGGCCCCTCTTATCACAAAGAGGTCGCATTATCTCAGGTCACGCTGGAAAACCGCTATGCCGACGACTGGGAAGACCGGGTCGACAGCCTCTGTCGCGGGTTATTGGGGCTGACGATGGCCTGTGCCCGTTGCCACGATCACAAATACGATCCGCTGACCGTCGAAGACTATTACGGGATCGCGGGGGTCTTCGCTTCGGTTCGACAGACAACGCGTCCGATCATCCCCGAAAAGGAAGTTGCGAAAACACAGCCGGCCCGCGACCAGGTTGACAAGCTGACTGAAGAGAATAAGAGCCTGACCGACAAGGTTCGTGACTTAAATAAACGGAACGCCCTGCTCAAGGAACAGATTAAGAAAGCCGGTAAAACGGAATTTGCACTGATCGCACCCCGTCCCGATGTGAAGAAACAGACGACGGTGAAATATCCCATTCCGCCGGTCGAATTAAAGCAGAATACGGATCTGGTTACGCAGCACAATCAGTCCATCAAAGAGAACAAAGCAAAGATTGAAGAGATCAAAAAGAACACGCCCGGCTTTGATTTGCCACTGGCGGATGCCTTGACCGAAGAGCAGGTGCGGGTTGAAGAAATTTCCAAAGACCGGATGAAGATTGTTTACTATCCCGAAAAACCTCGGGACCTGAATGTATTTATTCGTGGCAACGCGGCCAATCTCGGAAAGCTGGTTCCCCGACGCTTCGTCCGGGTTCTGTCGGACGGAAAACCGGAACCATTCCAGAACGGCAGTGGCCGACTGGAACTGGCACAGCAGATTGCCAGTCGCGATAATCCCCTGACGGCGCGGGTCATGGTAAACCGGGTCTGGCAGCATCACTTCGGTGAGGGACTGGTCGATACGCCGAGCAACTTTGGCAGTACCGGTTCCCGGCCCAGTCATCCGGAACTGCTGGACGATCTGGCCGTCTGGTTCATGGATCAGGGCTGGTCAATTAAGGAACTGCATCGGCTGATTCTGCTCTCCGCGACCTATCAGCAGGCTTCTAATGTGGAACTGACAGAGGCACAGAAAAAAGAAGATCCGAACAATCGTCTGCTGACGCATTTCAATCGCAGACGACTGGAAGCGGAAGTGTACCGGGACTCCCTGCTGGCTGCCGGCAATAATCTGGACCCGGCCCAGGCGGGTCCCTCGGGGGATATTGACGATGCAAGTTTCCAGCGTCGTGGAGTCTATGCAACCGTCTCCCGGCATAAGTTGAGCACATTTCTGCAGTCATACGATTTTCCTGACCCCGCGATTCATGCGGCCCGGCGTTCGAAAACCACGACGCCGTTGCAGCAACTGTTTGTTTTAAACTCCCCCTTTGTCAGGCAGCAGGCCCAACTGCTGGCGAAACGGTACGAAGGGGAATCCTCCGAGCAGCGAATTGACGCGGTTTACCGGACGCTCTTTTCACGGGCTCCGACTCCGAATGAGGTACAGATCGGCCTGCAATTTATCGAGCAGGCTGCCGATGGTAGCACGCCGTCAACGGCTCAGGAACAGATTCCAACGTTTGCGGGGAAGCGAATGAAAGCCGATGTGAAACAGCTCGGCGATCAATATTCCGTCTCGCTCTGGCTGAAGAATCAGGTTCCCAATGAAAAGCGGATTATCACCGGTTACTTCTTCTCACGAGGTAAAGACGGCGCAGTCAAAGCCCCCGGCGACCACCTGGGAATCGCCGGCAAGTATCGCCCGAACAAAGCGGGACGCCTGTTCTTCTATAATGGCGACCAGAAACGCCAGTCATTGTTCGGGACGACGATCATTCAGCCGGGAACCTGGAACCATGTGGTCCTGTGCCGTGATCAGAATCAGATTCGGGTTTATCTGAACGGGAATCCGGAACCGGAGATCATCGGCGAGGCTGCTCCCGGTTATGACAAAGGGGTTTCTGAAATCATTCTGGCGGGACGCAATGACAATTTCTCGAACTTTGAGGGGCAGCTCGGAGCAGTCGCTTTGTTTAACCGGGTTTTGAAGCCGGAAGAAGTCAAGACTCATTATGCGGCGGCGCAACTCAAACAGGACAAGCTGGCCCATGCGGAATATGTCGCCTCGCTGCTGGAGTCGGATCCCCTCTCCTGCTGGCCATTACGGACCGATAACCCCAATCTGGCCCAGGCCGCTGATATTACCGGACACAAAAATAATGGCACCTATGAGGGCCGTGATGACGTGGATCCTGCTCAGTTGACTCCCTGGCAACGATACTGTCAGGCCCTGCTTTGCAGCAACGAGATGATGTACGTCGACTGA
- a CDS encoding sialidase family protein yields MLLKSRDVLKWILSSVLLLSYVSGFSQAQESAPTKQQPGFTIPYLDLTADSDRQIVVDREEGQYLGHPTTVLLEDNQTILCVYPKGHGKGGIVYKRSPDGGKTWSDRLPTPASWSTSREVPTLHRVIDATGKKRIIMFSGLYPTRMSITEDDGQSWSELQQVGDWGGIVVMGCVEPLKTGKGHYMALFHDDGRFIAKDSKQESPIAFTLFKSLSTDGGQTWSAPMAIHKSSDYHICEPGIIRSPDGKQLAVLLRENSRRHNSQIIFSNDEGQTWTEPRDLPGALNGDRHTGKYDPISGRLLISFRSNTPRGHKAPTEGDWVAWVGTYDDLVKGSEGQYHIRLKDNTRGADCAYPGVEVLPDGTFVLTTYGHWEKGKAPYILSVRLKLAELDALADSNSQSR; encoded by the coding sequence ATGTTACTGAAGTCTCGCGACGTCCTGAAATGGATTCTCTCCTCCGTGCTGCTACTCAGCTACGTCAGCGGTTTCAGTCAGGCGCAGGAATCAGCGCCCACTAAACAGCAGCCCGGCTTCACGATTCCCTATCTCGATCTCACCGCAGACAGTGATCGCCAAATTGTCGTTGATCGCGAAGAAGGACAATACCTGGGACATCCGACCACGGTTCTGCTGGAAGACAATCAAACCATACTCTGCGTCTATCCCAAGGGGCACGGCAAAGGGGGCATCGTTTACAAACGCTCGCCCGATGGAGGGAAAACCTGGAGCGATCGACTGCCCACTCCCGCTTCCTGGTCCACCTCACGCGAAGTGCCGACTCTGCACCGCGTGATCGACGCAACAGGCAAAAAACGCATCATCATGTTCTCAGGTCTCTATCCCACCCGCATGTCGATTACCGAAGATGATGGCCAGAGCTGGAGTGAGCTGCAGCAGGTAGGGGACTGGGGTGGCATCGTCGTGATGGGCTGCGTGGAACCACTCAAGACCGGCAAAGGCCATTACATGGCGCTGTTCCACGATGACGGCCGCTTCATTGCCAAAGATTCAAAGCAGGAATCGCCCATCGCGTTCACGCTGTTTAAAAGTCTCTCTACCGATGGCGGTCAGACCTGGTCAGCCCCGATGGCCATTCACAAGTCGTCCGACTACCACATCTGCGAACCCGGTATCATTCGCTCTCCCGATGGAAAGCAACTGGCGGTCCTGCTGCGGGAAAACAGCCGCCGTCATAATTCTCAGATCATCTTTTCCAACGACGAAGGCCAAACCTGGACCGAACCCCGGGACCTCCCCGGCGCACTGAATGGAGATCGTCACACCGGGAAATATGATCCCATCAGCGGACGCCTGCTGATCTCCTTCCGCAGCAACACACCCCGCGGACACAAGGCGCCCACCGAAGGTGACTGGGTGGCCTGGGTCGGTACCTACGATGATCTGGTTAAAGGGAGTGAGGGACAGTATCACATACGTCTCAAAGACAATACCCGCGGCGCAGATTGTGCCTATCCAGGAGTGGAAGTGCTCCCCGACGGAACCTTTGTACTGACAACCTACGGCCATTGGGAGAAAGGGAAAGCCCCCTACATCCTCAGCGTACGACTCAAACTGGCCGAACTGGATGCGCTCGCCGACAGCAATTCCCAAAGCAGGTAA
- a CDS encoding MFS transporter: MLTAFLIILFVPISESSDLKPGALLQPHQLASTFLKRVDEKQTFESEVYAQLPPADQEFLKSAAADPKMPPGSAEEDRFINDLNQILQNASLYNPQEYEGMKLNQQAEQLLTINSADMTPEEKSRLNRLLFEARYYNDVRKVQGQGWRKMMMTYGVIGIFIAAIFWWIIRDYPRAHPSCSEQELELIEHGRLEEDKDHSKQIGGIPFKAIAMNKSLWLLSLSQFCTNVGWLFLVTWLPRYLDETYRVPLETRGKMVTFALAVGWFGTLSGGKVTDWLMRRISLRWSRVLPIALSRFTAMAAYLVCMLDISPWTAVAMFSIVAFSTDFGSPAMWAFNQDIAGKHVGSVLGWGNMWGNLGAAVAPVLMIAVIGLDHHWNNAFITCAIAFLIAGVASLWVDPAQTLVVETSEEAETETPEA, translated from the coding sequence GTGCTGACTGCCTTTCTGATTATCCTGTTCGTGCCTATCTCGGAATCTTCTGATTTGAAACCGGGGGCCCTCCTGCAACCGCATCAGCTGGCCAGTACGTTTCTGAAGCGAGTTGATGAGAAACAGACTTTTGAATCCGAAGTCTATGCGCAGCTCCCCCCTGCCGATCAGGAGTTTCTGAAATCGGCGGCCGCTGATCCCAAAATGCCGCCGGGATCGGCAGAGGAAGATCGATTCATCAACGATCTGAATCAGATTCTGCAGAACGCGTCCCTGTATAATCCGCAGGAGTACGAAGGGATGAAACTGAATCAGCAGGCCGAACAACTGCTGACGATCAACTCCGCCGACATGACTCCGGAAGAGAAATCGCGTTTAAATCGACTGCTGTTTGAAGCCCGCTATTATAACGACGTTCGCAAGGTGCAGGGACAGGGCTGGCGAAAAATGATGATGACTTACGGCGTCATCGGCATTTTCATCGCAGCAATATTCTGGTGGATCATTCGCGATTATCCCCGGGCCCACCCTTCCTGTTCCGAACAGGAACTGGAGCTGATCGAACATGGACGACTGGAAGAGGACAAAGATCATTCCAAACAGATCGGCGGGATTCCATTTAAAGCCATCGCGATGAACAAGAGTCTCTGGTTGCTTTCGCTGTCGCAATTTTGTACGAACGTGGGCTGGTTGTTCCTGGTCACCTGGCTGCCACGATACCTGGATGAAACCTACCGGGTTCCACTGGAGACAAGAGGCAAAATGGTGACGTTTGCACTGGCGGTCGGCTGGTTTGGAACCTTATCGGGTGGTAAAGTGACCGACTGGTTGATGCGCCGCATCAGTCTCCGTTGGAGCCGCGTGCTGCCGATCGCACTCTCGCGTTTTACCGCTATGGCTGCTTACCTGGTCTGTATGCTGGATATCTCCCCCTGGACAGCGGTAGCCATGTTTTCGATTGTTGCCTTCTCTACCGATTTTGGTTCTCCTGCCATGTGGGCTTTTAACCAGGACATTGCTGGAAAACACGTGGGGTCAGTGCTGGGATGGGGCAATATGTGGGGGAACCTGGGGGCGGCTGTCGCTCCGGTACTCATGATTGCTGTGATCGGTTTAGACCATCACTGGAACAATGCCTTCATTACCTGTGCGATCGCATTTCTAATCGCCGGTGTGGCTTCGCTCTGGGTTGATCCAGCACAGACACTGGTTGTGGAGACCAGTGAAGAAGCGGAGACCGAGACACCTGAGGCATAG
- a CDS encoding GntR family transcriptional regulator: protein MSTSNLPGSFSMVPRGNIREVVVQRILAAVIRGEFPVGHRMVIQSLAEQFGVSATPVREALVELASIGIVENLPNRGAVMREFGVTQIREIYQLRRILEVEAVRTACGNIEPRQLAELAEQFAAIAKEKRDNNWSQNAMSLDIRLHSLIAERCGSTRLQDELRRYNTLVQAIREVVDNESQAQEIALTDHEEIIAALQANDCDLAAEKMEQHIRQTASLVETLVQEREAAK from the coding sequence ATGTCGACGTCCAATCTGCCGGGTTCCTTCTCCATGGTGCCTCGGGGCAACATTCGCGAAGTGGTGGTCCAGAGGATTCTGGCTGCCGTCATTCGAGGCGAATTCCCTGTCGGTCATCGGATGGTAATCCAGAGTCTGGCAGAACAGTTTGGCGTCAGTGCGACCCCAGTTCGGGAAGCTCTCGTTGAGCTCGCCTCGATCGGTATCGTGGAAAATCTTCCCAACCGGGGGGCCGTGATGCGGGAATTTGGCGTCACGCAGATCCGGGAAATCTATCAGCTGCGTCGTATTCTGGAAGTCGAAGCCGTTCGGACCGCCTGTGGGAATATTGAGCCTCGGCAACTCGCTGAACTGGCAGAACAGTTCGCTGCGATCGCGAAGGAGAAGCGGGATAATAACTGGTCTCAGAATGCGATGTCGCTGGATATCCGTCTGCATTCCCTGATAGCAGAACGCTGTGGCAGTACCCGCTTGCAGGATGAACTGCGTCGCTATAACACCCTGGTCCAGGCGATCCGTGAAGTGGTCGATAATGAGAGCCAGGCGCAGGAAATTGCCTTAACCGATCACGAAGAGATCATCGCCGCGCTGCAGGCCAACGACTGTGATCTGGCGGCGGAAAAAATGGAACAGCATATTCGCCAGACCGCCTCCCTGGTAGAAACGCTGGTGCAGGAACGTGAAGCGGCTAAGTAG
- a CDS encoding DUF1501 domain-containing protein codes for MIPSDNLNHMSRRDILQKVGGGFGMLSLAGMLSAVDAAPSSVLTQTPHFKPKAKRVIFLFMSGGPSQVDTFDPKPMLQKFAGQRPKEADIRTASKTMGLLPSPVKFFKAGKSGIPVAEHLSKTAEHIDDMAIIRSMHTDFPNHAPALCMMNLGTLTPTRPSLGSWLTYGLGSENQNLPGFIALCPGKPVVGPKLWGSAFLPGKHQATHINNKDLTPEKMIPFLKNDVLSSDEQKRQLDLVQAINKQHLQPRAGDNELETRIKSMEMAYRMQFAATDAFDISREPEKLQEAYGKSEFSKACLLARRLSERGVRFVQVYYGNRQPWDTHSNHDKSNERLCKDIDQPVAQLMTDLKQRGLLDETLIVWGGEFGRTPTAQGGINGRDHNPYGFCMWLAGGGIKGGTIHGESDDFGFRAMQDKVHVHDLHATILHLMGIDHERLTYHYSGRNFRLTDVAGEVVQNIIA; via the coding sequence ATGATTCCTTCCGATAATCTGAACCATATGTCCCGCCGCGATATCCTCCAAAAAGTGGGAGGCGGATTCGGGATGCTCAGTCTGGCCGGAATGCTCTCTGCTGTCGATGCGGCTCCTTCCAGCGTGCTGACACAGACGCCCCATTTCAAGCCGAAGGCCAAACGGGTTATCTTTCTTTTTATGAGCGGCGGTCCTTCGCAGGTCGATACCTTCGATCCCAAGCCAATGCTGCAGAAGTTTGCGGGGCAGCGACCTAAAGAGGCCGATATCAGAACGGCTTCCAAAACCATGGGCCTGCTGCCCTCTCCCGTGAAATTCTTCAAGGCCGGTAAGTCGGGTATTCCGGTTGCCGAACATCTTTCCAAGACGGCAGAACACATCGACGATATGGCGATTATCCGTTCGATGCATACAGACTTCCCCAACCATGCGCCAGCCCTCTGTATGATGAACCTGGGGACATTGACCCCGACGCGTCCCAGTCTTGGATCCTGGCTGACTTATGGACTCGGATCTGAAAATCAAAATCTGCCGGGATTCATCGCTCTCTGCCCGGGTAAACCGGTGGTCGGCCCCAAACTGTGGGGAAGCGCGTTTCTGCCGGGTAAGCACCAGGCGACACACATCAACAATAAAGATCTGACTCCGGAGAAGATGATTCCGTTTCTGAAGAACGATGTCCTCTCATCGGATGAGCAGAAACGTCAGCTTGATCTGGTCCAGGCAATCAACAAACAGCATCTGCAGCCACGGGCCGGCGATAACGAACTGGAGACACGCATCAAATCAATGGAGATGGCGTACCGGATGCAGTTCGCAGCCACCGATGCCTTCGATATTTCCCGGGAACCGGAGAAACTGCAGGAAGCCTATGGGAAGAGTGAATTCTCCAAAGCCTGTCTGCTGGCACGGCGTTTGAGTGAACGCGGCGTTCGGTTCGTGCAGGTCTATTATGGAAACCGTCAGCCCTGGGACACGCACAGCAATCACGACAAGAGTAATGAGCGGCTCTGTAAGGACATCGACCAGCCGGTCGCTCAGCTTATGACCGATTTGAAGCAGCGTGGTCTGCTCGATGAAACCCTAATCGTCTGGGGTGGTGAATTCGGTCGAACTCCGACTGCCCAGGGAGGCATCAACGGTCGCGATCATAATCCGTACGGATTCTGCATGTGGCTGGCGGGAGGCGGGATCAAAGGGGGCACCATTCATGGTGAATCCGATGATTTCGGATTCCGCGCGATGCAGGATAAAGTCCACGTACATGACCTGCATGCGACGATTCTGCATCTGATGGGCATCGACCATGAGCGACTGACCTATCACTATTCCGGTCGCAACTTCCGACTGACCGATGTTGCCGGTGAAGTGGTACAGAATATCATCGCCTGA
- a CDS encoding MFS transporter, translated as MSSVESSRSYVRYRVIFACMLMAVLLYLDRFCISFAEVFIKDELGLTDHQIGILLGSFFVSYALCQVPSGWFSDRFGARKMLTLYILMWSLFTALTGFATGFIMLLIFRLGFGLSQAGAYPTSANIVSKWMPLTERGFASSMVTVGDGSEAL; from the coding sequence ATGTCCAGTGTGGAATCGTCCCGATCGTATGTCCGTTATCGTGTGATCTTTGCCTGCATGCTGATGGCGGTGTTGTTGTACCTGGACCGATTCTGTATTTCCTTTGCAGAGGTGTTCATCAAGGACGAACTGGGTCTGACCGATCATCAGATCGGGATTCTGCTGGGCTCGTTTTTCGTTTCCTATGCGTTATGCCAGGTTCCTTCCGGATGGTTCAGTGACCGGTTCGGTGCCAGGAAGATGCTGACGCTTTATATCCTCATGTGGTCTCTGTTTACAGCACTGACAGGATTTGCGACCGGTTTCATCATGTTGTTGATTTTCCGGTTGGGATTCGGCCTGAGCCAGGCGGGCGCTTATCCCACCAGCGCAAATATCGTCAGCAAATGGATGCCTTTAACAGAACGGGGTTTTGCCAGCAGTATGGTGACCGTGGGGGACGGATCGGAGGCGCTTTAG
- a CDS encoding zinc-dependent alcohol dehydrogenase family protein — MHTRAAVLYEMEKPTPYAESKPLVIEELQLDDPGPGEVLVELAGAGLCHSDLSTIDGSRPRVMPMVMGHEASGIVREVGPGVHDLQPDDHVVFSFVPLCGHCIPCATGRPALCEPGAKANIAGTLLSGHRPFRSASGEEINHHLGVAAFSEYTVVAQESLIKIDSQLPLSTAALFGCAVMTGVGAVVNTAKVEPGSSVAVFGLGGVGLSTIMGARAAGAESIFAVDLLPEKLELAAQVGATHLINAGEEDPVMLLKDLMRGVDYTFESVGNEQVLQQAYAATKRGGTTVTIGLPHPAKMFSIPAVSLVAEERTIKGSYMGSAVPRRDLPRFIAMYQAGLLPVDKLLSRTIQLDEINSAFDDLATGAAVRQVITFEK; from the coding sequence ATGCACACTCGCGCCGCTGTGTTGTATGAAATGGAGAAGCCGACTCCCTATGCCGAGTCAAAACCGCTGGTGATTGAAGAGCTGCAACTGGACGACCCCGGTCCGGGGGAAGTGCTCGTAGAACTCGCTGGCGCCGGTCTCTGTCACTCCGATCTATCGACTATCGACGGCTCGCGGCCCCGGGTCATGCCCATGGTGATGGGGCATGAAGCCAGCGGCATCGTTCGCGAAGTCGGTCCCGGCGTACATGACCTGCAACCTGATGATCACGTGGTCTTTTCTTTTGTCCCGTTGTGCGGCCACTGTATTCCCTGTGCCACCGGTCGTCCCGCGCTTTGTGAACCTGGTGCGAAAGCCAACATCGCCGGTACTCTTCTTTCAGGACATCGCCCGTTTCGAAGTGCCTCGGGAGAGGAAATCAACCACCATCTGGGAGTCGCTGCGTTTTCTGAATATACGGTCGTCGCTCAGGAATCATTGATCAAGATCGATTCACAACTCCCCTTGAGTACCGCCGCCCTGTTTGGCTGCGCGGTCATGACCGGTGTGGGCGCGGTGGTCAATACAGCCAAAGTGGAACCGGGTTCCAGCGTTGCCGTCTTCGGTCTGGGAGGCGTAGGCCTGAGCACCATCATGGGAGCCCGTGCCGCAGGTGCCGAATCGATCTTTGCCGTAGATCTGCTCCCCGAAAAACTCGAACTGGCAGCCCAGGTCGGTGCAACACATCTGATCAATGCCGGCGAGGAAGACCCCGTCATGCTGCTCAAAGATCTCATGCGGGGGGTTGATTACACTTTCGAAAGCGTCGGCAACGAACAGGTCCTGCAACAGGCTTATGCTGCCACAAAACGGGGAGGTACCACGGTCACCATCGGTCTGCCGCACCCAGCGAAAATGTTTTCCATTCCCGCAGTCAGCCTGGTCGCAGAGGAACGCACTATTAAAGGTTCCTACATGGGTTCAGCCGTTCCGCGGCGAGATCTGCCGCGTTTCATCGCCATGTATCAGGCGGGCCTGCTCCCCGTCGACAAGCTGTTATCGCGCACGATTCAACTGGATGAAATCAACTCCGCCTTCGATGACCTCGCCACCGGAGCCGCAGTTCGACAGGTGATTACGTTTGAGAAGTAA
- a CDS encoding SGNH/GDSL hydrolase family protein — protein MNPVVYHIASGQAFFTGCTLILLAALLSLSQAKLARRGMGLAFLLGVIAVVVSSTPLPWWLYGVLGIVTLIWLLVQLRKPKRRGLSYVLIVVWLAAVGWELPFHLLPHVDPVDKRSLTVIGDSVTAGLGDPQTRTWPVLLNHEHGLTVQDLSRVGATVSSARKQVAETRIESHLVLLEIGGNDILGSTTPAEFETGLKQLLAELAAPGRQLVMLELPLPPFYNRFGLIQRKLARKYGVKLVPKRVFLSVLAGGGATLDSIHLSQAGQQQMADEVWEIVGPAYQTE, from the coding sequence GTGAATCCGGTTGTCTATCACATCGCCTCCGGTCAGGCATTCTTCACTGGCTGCACACTGATTTTGCTGGCAGCTCTTCTGTCACTGAGTCAAGCAAAGCTGGCCCGACGCGGGATGGGCCTTGCGTTTCTGCTGGGTGTGATCGCGGTGGTTGTTTCGTCAACTCCCCTGCCCTGGTGGTTGTATGGCGTATTGGGAATTGTGACCCTGATCTGGCTGCTGGTACAGTTGCGAAAGCCGAAGCGGCGGGGACTCTCGTATGTGTTGATCGTTGTCTGGCTGGCTGCAGTGGGGTGGGAACTTCCGTTTCACCTGCTGCCGCATGTCGATCCGGTGGACAAGCGGAGTTTAACAGTGATTGGTGATTCGGTCACTGCTGGTCTGGGGGATCCACAGACGAGAACCTGGCCGGTACTTCTGAACCACGAACACGGGCTGACTGTGCAGGATTTGTCACGAGTGGGGGCGACTGTCTCCTCGGCGCGAAAGCAAGTTGCGGAGACCCGGATCGAATCACATCTAGTTCTGCTGGAGATCGGTGGAAACGATATTCTGGGCTCGACCACGCCAGCGGAATTCGAAACCGGTCTGAAGCAGCTATTAGCGGAACTGGCTGCACCGGGGCGCCAACTGGTGATGCTGGAACTGCCGCTGCCTCCTTTTTACAACAGATTTGGACTGATTCAGCGAAAACTCGCTCGGAAATATGGAGTCAAACTGGTCCCGAAACGGGTCTTCTTATCTGTCCTGGCAGGCGGAGGGGCGACGCTGGACAGTATCCATCTTTCCCAGGCCGGCCAGCAGCAGATGGCGGATGAGGTTTGGGAGATCGTGGGCCCAGCTTATCAGACTGAGTGA